A single region of the Paramicrobacterium fandaimingii genome encodes:
- a CDS encoding NAD(P)/FAD-dependent oxidoreductase has protein sequence MSTNGTVIVGAGLAGAKVAEGLRTGGYADPITLIGDEPERPYERPGLSKEVLLEKDDASSLYVHDADWYAANDVTTLFGRAAATLNLDDATVSLENNDVIGYEHLVLATGSRPRMLPLDGADLDGVHTLRRMPDTAAIRAHFGEGKKLVIIGAGWIGLEVAAAAKLAGTDVTVLEYAALPLQRVLGDTLAAYIYDLHTDNGVDLRTNVSVTGLTEANGHVTGVESSAGHFDADAVVVGVGASPNTALAASAGLTVDGGIVVDEHLRTGNPAVLAAGDVALAQNTATGGPLRVEHWDNALRQGKLAAQTILGTGEVYDWQPYFFTDQFDFGMEYVGHGSSDDDVHIRGELASGEFIAFWTNDGRVTAAMNVNIWDVNDELRAVVGHDVAPARLTDESVALEDLVS, from the coding sequence ATGAGTACAAACGGAACAGTCATCGTTGGAGCAGGCCTCGCCGGCGCGAAGGTCGCAGAGGGACTGCGCACCGGCGGCTACGCCGACCCCATCACGCTCATCGGCGACGAGCCCGAGCGCCCGTACGAGCGGCCAGGGCTGTCGAAGGAGGTTCTGCTCGAAAAAGACGACGCCTCGTCGCTCTATGTGCACGACGCCGACTGGTACGCCGCAAACGACGTGACAACGCTCTTCGGCCGGGCCGCCGCGACGCTCAACCTCGACGACGCGACAGTGAGCCTCGAGAACAACGACGTCATCGGGTACGAGCACCTTGTGCTCGCCACAGGATCACGACCACGGATGCTGCCGCTCGACGGTGCCGACCTTGACGGCGTGCACACACTGCGACGCATGCCAGACACCGCAGCGATCAGGGCGCACTTCGGCGAGGGCAAGAAGCTCGTGATCATTGGCGCAGGGTGGATCGGACTCGAGGTGGCGGCAGCGGCGAAGCTTGCCGGAACCGACGTGACAGTGCTCGAGTACGCGGCCCTCCCCCTGCAGCGCGTGCTGGGCGACACCCTCGCCGCCTACATCTACGACCTGCACACAGACAACGGCGTCGATCTGCGCACCAACGTGAGCGTCACCGGGCTCACCGAAGCGAACGGTCATGTCACGGGCGTCGAGAGCTCGGCCGGGCACTTCGACGCCGACGCCGTCGTCGTCGGAGTGGGCGCCTCTCCGAACACCGCGCTCGCGGCATCCGCTGGCCTGACCGTCGACGGCGGGATCGTCGTTGACGAGCACCTGCGCACGGGCAACCCTGCTGTGCTCGCTGCGGGCGATGTGGCGCTTGCGCAGAACACCGCAACGGGCGGACCGCTGCGCGTCGAGCACTGGGACAACGCGCTGCGGCAGGGAAAGCTTGCCGCGCAGACGATTCTGGGTACGGGCGAGGTCTACGACTGGCAGCCGTACTTCTTCACTGACCAGTTCGACTTCGGCATGGAGTACGTGGGCCACGGCAGCTCCGATGACGACGTGCACATTCGCGGCGAACTCGCCTCGGGTGAGTTCATCGCGTTCTGGACAAACGACGGCCGGGTCACGGCGGCGATGAACGTGAACATCTGGGACGTCAACGACGAGCTGCGCGCGGTGGTGGGGCATGACGTCGCTCCCGCCCGGCTCACAGACGAGAGCGTCGCGCTCGAAGATCTTGTGTCGTGA
- a CDS encoding sensor histidine kinase: MPEKTRPTVARGVHATWIYTLSSIVFFVVFIGAVLIVVGLTAFTRSNTIIDAVIVVFMFASLVLQTRYCWFLRVGIGGGLPYPAWTLSVAVVPGIVWTLGLFSAELWQFTPLPLWVSTVLIACLVSRRARWLMVAAGIILFAMHAVSAHAILGGGAETGGPSAGIQVYIYATMLPFAVIFSLWWWNIVVELDRHRRSAAELAIAKERLRFAADLHDIQGHHLQVIALKAELAERMLERDPVAAREQLQETRLVAAQALQETRSLVAGYREVGLDNELRNAREVLSAASATCVLKVDALPASVDARRALAFVVREATTNILRHSNASHVEIALQTENGCSSLTIVNDGVDAVPTSTEGTGLAGLRARVADRGGTLSIAMSDERFELIASVPDVAANDSFDHVEQPHG; the protein is encoded by the coding sequence GTGCCCGAGAAGACACGCCCGACCGTTGCACGCGGCGTGCACGCGACGTGGATTTACACGCTGAGTTCCATCGTGTTCTTCGTCGTCTTCATCGGCGCCGTTCTGATCGTGGTCGGGCTCACGGCATTCACTCGGTCGAACACGATCATCGACGCGGTGATCGTCGTGTTCATGTTCGCGTCCCTTGTGCTGCAGACTCGCTACTGCTGGTTTCTGCGCGTCGGCATCGGCGGCGGTCTGCCATACCCTGCATGGACGCTCTCGGTTGCCGTTGTGCCCGGTATCGTCTGGACGCTCGGGCTCTTCTCCGCCGAACTCTGGCAGTTCACCCCGCTCCCCCTGTGGGTGTCTACGGTCCTCATCGCTTGTCTGGTCTCTCGGCGTGCACGCTGGCTGATGGTCGCGGCGGGAATCATATTGTTCGCCATGCACGCAGTTTCCGCCCACGCGATCCTCGGCGGGGGCGCCGAGACTGGGGGCCCCTCTGCCGGCATTCAGGTGTACATCTATGCGACGATGCTGCCCTTCGCCGTGATCTTCAGCCTGTGGTGGTGGAACATCGTTGTCGAGCTCGACCGCCACCGCCGCTCGGCAGCCGAACTTGCGATCGCAAAGGAACGACTGCGGTTCGCTGCAGACCTGCACGACATTCAAGGTCATCACCTGCAGGTGATCGCCCTCAAGGCCGAGCTGGCGGAGCGGATGCTGGAGCGCGACCCCGTCGCAGCCAGGGAGCAGCTTCAAGAAACTCGCCTCGTAGCCGCCCAGGCACTTCAAGAGACGCGCTCGCTCGTGGCTGGATACCGCGAGGTCGGGCTCGACAACGAGCTTCGGAATGCCCGCGAAGTACTTTCGGCAGCCAGCGCCACGTGCGTTCTGAAGGTCGACGCCCTGCCGGCGTCAGTTGATGCGCGTCGCGCGTTGGCCTTCGTCGTTCGTGAAGCAACGACGAATATTCTGCGCCACAGCAACGCATCGCACGTTGAGATAGCACTGCAGACAGAAAATGGATGCTCGTCGCTGACGATCGTCAATGACGGCGTCGATGCGGTCCCGACGAGCACGGAGGGCACGGGTCTTGCTGGCCTGCGTGCCCGCGTCGCTGACCGGGGCGGCACGCTCTCAATCGCAATGAGCGACGAACGCTTTGAATTAATCGCCTCGGTACCCGACGTCGCCGCGAACGACAGTTTCGATCACGTGGAGCAACCACATGGCTGA
- a CDS encoding ketopantoate reductase family protein — translation MKILVYGAGVLGSLYAARLHDAGHDVSLLARGDRLTSLRERGVLLAENDSKKITQVPVRAVESPAGKYDLILVFVRSHQVETVLEQLVGNDGDVLFLVNWAGGPEPLAAAIGRERVLLGFGNQGGTMDGDIIRYGRRTLLTRLVSMPIGELDGQTTPRVQRILQMLRSAGFTAKAEPRMDAWLKTHAAFEVPLAQAVHTAGGPDALASDRGALRGMIGLIRQNLEALTTRPVPRAFSAVRMLPVGVLVALFRLLLRSTAAAPLGTTSAAASGELELLTEQVGGFARGR, via the coding sequence ATGAAAATTCTCGTGTATGGCGCCGGCGTGCTCGGGAGCCTGTACGCCGCGCGCCTCCACGACGCTGGGCACGATGTCTCGCTTCTCGCCCGAGGCGACCGACTGACGTCTCTGCGCGAGCGTGGCGTGCTTCTCGCCGAGAACGACAGCAAAAAGATCACGCAGGTTCCCGTCCGCGCGGTCGAGAGCCCGGCCGGAAAGTACGATTTGATCCTCGTGTTCGTGCGCTCGCACCAGGTGGAGACCGTGCTCGAACAGCTCGTCGGAAACGACGGCGACGTGCTTTTTCTGGTGAACTGGGCCGGCGGCCCAGAGCCGCTTGCAGCAGCGATCGGACGGGAGCGGGTGCTTCTGGGCTTCGGCAATCAGGGCGGCACAATGGACGGGGATATCATCCGCTACGGGCGGAGAACGCTGCTGACGCGTCTCGTCTCGATGCCGATCGGTGAACTCGACGGCCAAACGACGCCACGAGTGCAACGGATTCTGCAGATGCTGCGCTCCGCGGGATTCACGGCGAAGGCGGAACCCCGCATGGATGCCTGGCTGAAGACGCACGCCGCATTCGAGGTGCCGCTCGCCCAAGCCGTGCACACGGCGGGAGGCCCCGACGCCCTTGCCAGCGACCGGGGTGCACTCCGTGGCATGATCGGGCTCATCAGGCAGAATCTCGAGGCCCTGACGACGCGACCGGTTCCGCGCGCTTTCAGCGCGGTGCGCATGCTTCCCGTCGGTGTGCTCGTTGCTCTTTTCCGGCTGCTTCTGCGCAGCACGGCCGCTGCACCGCTGGGCACAACGTCGGCTGCGGCCTCCGGCGAGCTCGAGCTGCTGACCGAGCAGGTGGGCGGCTTCGCGCGAGGCCGTTAG
- a CDS encoding TetR/AcrR family transcriptional regulator, with amino-acid sequence MSLDEHRVRPKRRDAALNNERLVRAAREVFAEQGLSATLEDIARHAGIGVGTVYRNFSSKKAIVESLYDAAIDSALAEAQSALEIDDPWLAIVAFFEITAANQARDRGLCETFLGTDGFGPNERVAEKLVGVLSPLFDRAHAAGVLRDGVSVTDIGPIFAMLNSVYHTSDDHPDLWRRYLALMLDGLRASDRPALPVPAMDATAFARALTTRT; translated from the coding sequence ATGTCCCTCGACGAACACCGCGTACGGCCGAAGCGAAGAGATGCGGCGCTGAACAACGAGCGTCTTGTGCGGGCGGCGCGCGAGGTGTTTGCGGAGCAGGGGCTCTCTGCGACGCTGGAGGACATCGCCCGGCACGCCGGAATCGGCGTCGGCACCGTCTATCGAAACTTCTCCAGCAAGAAGGCGATCGTCGAGAGCTTGTACGACGCGGCCATCGACTCCGCCTTGGCCGAGGCGCAATCGGCGTTGGAGATCGACGATCCGTGGCTCGCGATCGTCGCCTTCTTCGAGATCACGGCAGCAAATCAGGCCCGAGACCGTGGTCTCTGCGAGACATTTCTCGGAACCGACGGCTTCGGGCCGAACGAGCGCGTCGCCGAGAAACTCGTCGGCGTTCTCTCTCCCCTCTTCGACCGCGCACATGCGGCGGGAGTTCTGCGCGACGGCGTATCGGTCACAGACATCGGCCCGATCTTCGCGATGCTCAACAGCGTTTACCACACGAGCGACGACCATCCCGATCTCTGGCGACGATACCTGGCGCTCATGCTCGACGGCCTTCGCGCCAGCGACCGGCCAGCACTCCCCGTACCCGCAATGGATGCCACTGCGTTCGCCCGTGCGCTCACCACGCGCACCTGA
- the folE gene encoding GTP cyclohydrolase I, with translation MTLTQSTTTTVEQSLPDVERAAHHARGFLEALGVDLSGPARRQSPMRMATAYLEMMSSDPFEMTTFDNDEGYAELVLMTDIPVQSLCEHHFLPFTGVAHVGYVPADRLVGLSKLARTVETFAHRPQTQENLTQQIADHLTAALAPRGVGVVIEAEHTCMSLRGVRTSGARTRTSAFTGDLRAAAARAEFLAALN, from the coding sequence ATGACCCTCACGCAATCGACGACCACGACCGTGGAGCAGTCACTCCCCGATGTCGAGCGAGCGGCGCATCACGCGCGTGGTTTTCTCGAGGCGCTCGGCGTTGATCTGAGCGGGCCCGCTCGCCGGCAGAGCCCGATGCGCATGGCCACGGCATACCTCGAGATGATGTCGAGCGACCCGTTCGAGATGACCACGTTCGACAACGACGAGGGGTATGCGGAGCTCGTGCTCATGACGGATATTCCGGTGCAGTCGCTGTGTGAGCACCACTTTCTTCCGTTCACGGGCGTGGCGCATGTGGGATACGTTCCTGCAGACCGACTGGTCGGGCTCTCGAAGCTTGCACGCACCGTCGAGACGTTCGCGCACAGGCCGCAGACCCAAGAGAATCTCACGCAGCAGATCGCCGACCACCTCACCGCCGCGCTCGCTCCGCGCGGCGTCGGCGTCGTGATCGAAGCCGAGCACACATGCATGTCGCTGCGCGGCGTGCGCACAAGCGGTGCCCGCACCCGAACGTCGGCGTTCACCGGCGACCTGCGTGCAGCGGCCGCTCGCGCGGAGTTTCTGGCCGCACTGAACTGA
- a CDS encoding response regulator transcription factor, with the protein MADPETPQRSIRVLIADDEHMIRTALVALLSLEPDVDVVASADNGVTAEDLAVATRPDVCLLDLEMPQADGLEAAERIIRAVSTRVVLVTRHARPGVLRRALSARISGFVPKSTPAEQIADVIRDVAAGKRYIDSEIAAAALAAERCPLTDRELDAVRLSRSTLSVQQIAGRLNLAQGTVRNYLSSAMTKLGVDSRQEAAEHAWQQGWI; encoded by the coding sequence ATGGCTGACCCCGAAACGCCGCAGCGCAGCATCCGCGTGCTTATCGCCGACGACGAGCATATGATCCGCACGGCACTCGTCGCGCTGCTCTCGCTCGAGCCCGACGTTGATGTTGTGGCGAGCGCCGACAACGGTGTCACAGCGGAGGATCTCGCCGTGGCAACGCGGCCCGATGTGTGTCTGCTCGACCTCGAGATGCCGCAGGCCGACGGGCTCGAGGCAGCGGAGCGCATCATCCGCGCCGTGTCGACGCGCGTGGTACTCGTCACTCGCCACGCTCGACCCGGTGTGCTGCGGCGAGCGCTGTCTGCCCGCATCTCGGGGTTCGTGCCGAAGTCGACGCCTGCCGAGCAGATCGCCGACGTCATCCGCGACGTCGCCGCGGGCAAACGCTACATTGACTCCGAGATCGCCGCCGCCGCGCTTGCCGCCGAACGCTGCCCGCTCACCGACCGCGAGCTCGACGCCGTGCGCCTCAGCCGATCGACGCTGAGCGTGCAGCAGATCGCCGGGCGCCTCAACCTCGCGCAGGGAACCGTGCGCAACTACCTCTCGTCTGCCATGACGAAGCTGGGCGTCGACTCCCGTCAGGAGGCCGCAGAGCACGCGTGGCAGCAGGGCTGGATTTAA
- a CDS encoding winged helix-turn-helix domain-containing protein — MKSSAAVLSPILRSDTQGRMLASLLLDPEVELTLTELARRANVAVPTILRDVDRLVAGEYLRDRRIGRSRLIRANTSHPLFAPLRQIIMYGYGPAVVLTKLLADVSYIDAAYIYGSWAERSSGKSGHDPEDIDVLVIGHADQSEVYALARKASQLIGKEVNINQIAPERWASADDGFITTVRSRPLVPLTAHDR; from the coding sequence ATGAAATCCTCAGCTGCTGTTCTCTCCCCGATCCTTCGCTCAGATACACAAGGACGTATGCTGGCGAGCCTCCTCCTCGATCCAGAGGTCGAGCTGACACTGACCGAGCTGGCTCGGCGGGCAAACGTTGCAGTTCCCACGATCCTTCGAGACGTGGATCGCCTCGTCGCTGGCGAGTATCTGCGCGACCGTCGAATCGGCCGTTCCCGCCTCATTCGCGCGAACACATCACACCCGCTCTTCGCACCGCTTCGGCAAATAATTATGTATGGCTATGGCCCCGCAGTCGTACTCACGAAACTTCTCGCTGATGTCTCATACATCGATGCCGCATATATCTATGGTTCTTGGGCTGAGCGATCCTCAGGAAAATCCGGGCACGACCCTGAAGACATTGACGTTCTCGTCATCGGACATGCTGACCAGAGTGAGGTCTATGCCCTTGCCCGCAAGGCATCTCAGTTGATCGGCAAAGAAGTGAATATTAACCAGATAGCCCCCGAACGATGGGCGTCGGCTGATGATGGGTTCATCACGACAGTTCGGTCACGGCCGCTCGTTCCTCTCACCGCTCATGATCGATGA
- a CDS encoding helix-turn-helix transcriptional regulator, translating to MSNNAKLTGNIAAVSALADETRRSLYLYVCAQPHPVSRDQAAAAAQVAVHTAKFHLDKLEAAGLLVTSYARTSGKSGPGAGRSAKLYERSAVERDVSLPARDYVLAGELMAQAIARASRDGDEIAQALRDVAREKGVSLAASLEKTGTDAATAFELAVTTLRGLGYEPRVEGDHVVMANCPFHRLAGAHTELVCGMNHDMLSAFTESVAPGVLRADLDPAPGRCCVTLSAVE from the coding sequence ATGTCGAACAATGCAAAGCTCACAGGCAACATCGCCGCGGTGAGCGCGCTCGCCGACGAGACGAGGCGCTCCCTGTACCTCTACGTCTGCGCTCAGCCGCATCCGGTCTCCCGAGATCAGGCAGCGGCAGCCGCTCAGGTTGCCGTGCACACGGCAAAGTTTCATCTCGACAAACTCGAGGCCGCGGGGCTGCTCGTCACCTCGTACGCCCGCACAAGCGGAAAGTCAGGTCCCGGGGCAGGGCGCAGCGCCAAACTGTATGAGCGCTCCGCCGTCGAGCGCGACGTCTCACTTCCCGCTCGAGACTACGTGCTGGCCGGCGAGCTGATGGCGCAGGCCATTGCGCGGGCGTCGCGAGACGGTGACGAGATCGCGCAGGCGCTTCGCGACGTCGCGCGAGAGAAGGGCGTGAGCCTCGCGGCGAGCCTCGAGAAGACGGGGACGGATGCCGCAACGGCGTTCGAGCTCGCCGTGACGACGTTGCGCGGCCTCGGGTATGAGCCGCGCGTCGAGGGCGACCACGTCGTGATGGCCAACTGCCCGTTCCATCGGCTTGCCGGAGCCCACACCGAACTGGTGTGCGGCATGAACCACGACATGCTGAGTGCTTTCACCGAGAGCGTCGCGCCCGGTGTGCTGCGGGCAGACCTTGACCCGGCACCCGGGCGATGCTGTGTCACCCTCTCCGCGGTGGAATGA